The proteins below come from a single Xyrauchen texanus isolate HMW12.3.18 chromosome 3, RBS_HiC_50CHRs, whole genome shotgun sequence genomic window:
- the c3h5orf34 gene encoding uncharacterized protein C5orf34 homolog has translation MCAVRFIVMYVDESVDVYYTDGRRLQLSPCGSEFIIEKHISPTAHPLQARERVRQRTRFAISEYKVLVLNALEFRNKYATHPYLPEELITMEFTKAFTDTVTEVKWPMSDSCSVTCGPHGEITVCSVDGHAKLILSSSGEEFTVEFICRSSQSQAVSQYLQPQGNQHKSTCLLSSPSSRSSPAKDINLSKASTGAQVDLLGTDVKSPDTAESTSKKSRKVHQYTRVIQQYSRALYPQTWHYPLSLAVRYWESHKIQINAVTGQDKIRNTDGEDRKTHQLKSQLPDPLPLKCPSPHQHRWRYDDGNPDMLEQVERVTAELVKVVWCKGIIYRIIDGVIAVVEISPGDGSVIRSSGVLTNYFTHYKAGAAQRDAVECVYYLCGLPPDISGQMYSVRSVVSRASRILKCYSQAKTSLRAPVSFCCWKEQAAVCDCVSVVQEVTVAGTGYFKALSDGTAEVLFLDGVRAQMTWKSNTCKPAQEQHSYHYIMEQRHLAEARPSQRWCHLNLPDGHQTLVQVETDKTYQRYVSAVVEWCDWIKKTEQSISAEGVAFSNSAHSNMHQPITSRSVVSELEKIKRFNFLLENSPVLRSTGKSLSCERSSDHSHLPLTDNCISEALQKTSKAIQDINTLLSERP, from the exons ATGTGTGCAGTCAGGTTTATAGTGATGTATGTGGATGAGTCTGTGGATGTGTATTATACAGACGGACGCAGACTGCAGCTCTCACCCTGCGGGTCTGAATTCATCATAGAGAAACACATTTCACCCACCGCACACCCGCTGCAGGCCCGAGAGAGAGTCAGACAGAGGACCAGATTCGCCATCAGTGAGTATAAG gtATTGGTACTTAATGCCTTGGAGTTCAGAAACAAGTATGCAACTCATCCATATTTGCCAGAAGAGCTCATAACCATGGAATTCACAAAG GCTTTCACTGATACTGTTACAGAGGTGAAGTGGCCTATGTCAGACTCTTGTAGTGTCACATGTGGGCCGCACGGAGAGATCACTGTTTGCTCTGTAGATGGACACGCTAAACTCATTCTTTCTTCTTCTGGGGAGGAGTTCACTGTAGAGTTTATCTGTAGATCCAGCCAAAGTCAAGCAGTCTCACAATATCTGCAGCCTCAAGGAAACCAACACAAAAGCACATGTTTACTGAGTAGCCCATCATCAAGATCCTCCCCAGCTAAGGATATAAACTTATCTAAAGCATCAACAGGTGCTCAGGTAGACCTTCTTGGAACAGATGTAAAATCCCCAGACACAGCGGAATCAACCAGTAAAAAGTCCAGAAAGGTGCACCAGTACACCAGAGTGATCCAGCAGTATTCACGAGCACTTTACCCACAAACTTGGCACTATCCTCTGTCATTAGCTGTCAGGTATTGGGAATCacacaaaattcaaataaatgctGTCACTGGACAAGACAAAATAAGGAATACAGATGGAGAAGACCGAAAAACTCACCAGCTGAAGTCGCAGCTTCCTGATCCTTTGCCTCTGAAATGTCCCTCACCTCATCAACACAG ATGGAGATATGATGATGGGAATCCTGATATGCTGGAGCAGGTGGAGAGAGTCACAGCAGAGCTGGTGAAAGTGGTCTGGTGCAAAGGCATCATATACCG GATAATTGATGGTGTGATAGCAGTAGTAGAGATTTCTCCTGGTGATGGATCTGTCATCCGATCCAGTGGTGTCTTAACCAATTACTTTACACATTACAAAGCTggagctgctcagagagat gcagTGGAGTGTGTGTATTATTTATGTGGGCTTCCACCTGACATATCAGGACAAATGTATTCTGTCAGATCAGTCGTCTCCCGAGCCAGTAG gATTCTGAAATGCTACAGCCAGGCCAAAACGTCTCTGAGAGCCCCTGTCTCTTTTTGCTGTTGGAAAGAG CAGGCTgcagtgtgtgattgtgtgagtgtagtTCAGGAGGTGACAGTGGCAGGCACAGGATATTTTAAAGCTCTCTCAGACGGGACTGCTGAGGTCTTGTTCCTGGATGGAGTGAGGGCACAGATGACATGGAAATCTAACACCTGTAAACCTGCACAGGAACAACAC AGCTATCACTACATAATGGAGCAGAGACACCTGGCAGAAGCCAGGCCGTCCCAAAGATGGTGCCATCTCAATTTGCCTGATGGACACCAGACTCTTGTTCAAGTGGAGACAGACAAAACTTATCAAAG gTATGTGTCGGCAGTAGTGGAGTGGTGTGACTGGATAAAGAAGACAGAACAAAGCATAAGTGCAGAGGGTGTGGCTTTCTCAAACTCTGCCCATTCTAACATGCATCAGCCAATAACCAGCAG ATCTGTTGTTTCAGAGCTGGAAAAGATCAAAAGGTTTAACT